A region from the Variovorax sp. V93 genome encodes:
- a CDS encoding Bug family tripartite tricarboxylate transporter substrate binding protein, with protein MRRRNLTLAALAAGTTLTMLPGAAAWSAESSYPDKPLRLIVGFAPGGGADALTRIIAEGLAKQLGQQVIVENRPGADGVLAAQATSSAKPDGYTLLMGTNTAMVAAPTLRPTPPYDPFKAFTPISSAGQFSMFLVVPASLPVKSVNELLAMVAARPGAYNSASSNSASELAMLQLLGERKVVNARYKGDMQAMTDLLGGQIHMMFTTGTLAPGFVKEGRIRALVTLLPQRSALLPDVPTGGELGLGKLTITPWAGFFGPPGLPQAITDKLSQELQNTLKRPEVHAQLVQQGFEGYGMSPAKFAEFFRAQYEAFGATVRQHNVKFE; from the coding sequence ATGCGACGCAGAAACCTCACTCTGGCGGCCCTCGCGGCCGGCACGACGCTGACCATGCTGCCCGGCGCGGCGGCCTGGAGCGCCGAAAGCAGCTACCCGGACAAGCCGCTGCGGCTGATCGTGGGCTTCGCGCCCGGCGGCGGCGCCGACGCGCTCACGCGCATCATCGCGGAGGGGCTCGCGAAGCAGCTCGGCCAGCAGGTGATCGTGGAGAACCGCCCCGGCGCCGACGGCGTGCTGGCGGCGCAGGCCACGTCGTCCGCCAAGCCCGACGGCTATACGCTGCTGATGGGCACCAACACCGCAATGGTGGCGGCGCCCACGCTGCGGCCGACGCCGCCCTACGACCCGTTCAAGGCCTTCACGCCGATCAGCTCGGCCGGCCAGTTCTCGATGTTCCTGGTGGTGCCGGCCAGCCTGCCGGTGAAGAGCGTGAACGAGCTGCTGGCCATGGTGGCGGCCAGGCCCGGCGCCTACAACTCGGCATCGAGCAACAGCGCTTCGGAGCTGGCCATGCTGCAGCTGCTGGGCGAGCGCAAGGTGGTCAACGCGCGCTACAAGGGCGACATGCAGGCCATGACCGACCTGCTGGGCGGACAGATCCACATGATGTTCACCACCGGCACGCTGGCGCCGGGCTTCGTGAAGGAGGGGCGCATCCGCGCGTTGGTCACGCTGCTGCCGCAGCGCAGCGCCTTGCTGCCCGACGTGCCCACGGGCGGCGAGCTCGGGCTGGGCAAGCTCACCATCACGCCCTGGGCCGGCTTCTTCGGGCCGCCGGGGCTGCCGCAGGCGATCACCGACAAGCTGTCGCAGGAGTTGCAGAACACGCTCAAGCGGCCCGAGGTGCATGCACAGCTGGTGCAGCAGGGCTTCGAGGGCTACGGCATGAGCCCCGCGAAGTTCGCCGAGTTCTTCCGCGCGCAGTACGAGGCCTTCGGCGCCACCGTGCGGCAGCACAACGTGAAGTTCGAATAG
- a CDS encoding dihydroxy-acid dehydratase gives MTTRPLRSNFPRGSYLWSVRNAHWRALGIPEEDCEKPKIAIVNSSSELAACFSHLDRVAAEIKTAIRAAGGVPFEIRTAAPSDFITGAGARGAYMLGARDLVTNDIEVAVEGAQLDGMVCLTSCDKTVPGQLMAAARLNIPTLLVPCGYQPSGEYRGKHMDIEEVFIGAMHAVTGHLPVEELVGMSREAIRGPGVCSGLGTANSMHIVCEALGMALPGSAPVAALSPKMMDDVRAAGTRIVQMVWDDLKPRDILTPGAFVNAVRAVLAIGASLNTAKHLQAVSTEGECGVDVYGLFESLGPATPVLAGVRPIGEHSIEAFEAAGGCRALMKQLAPLLDTGALTVTGGTVADNLRGAEVASAEVIRPIERPVAPHPAIVLLRGNLAPESGLIKTGIVERKVRSFTGPAVCFWTSDAAIAALKKGEIAPGQVVVMRGAGACGGPAMGGGASRVVFAIDGAGLGDQVAILTDGHLSGLVCKGLVVAEVSPEAVLGGPLGLVRDGDTITIDLDARRLDIALTDAELAARRADWQAPPPAFDTGWLQQYRRNVSPLSKGAVLVRTERPEPSG, from the coding sequence ATGACCACCCGTCCCCTGCGCAGCAACTTCCCGCGCGGCTCCTACCTGTGGTCGGTGCGCAATGCGCACTGGCGCGCGCTCGGCATTCCCGAAGAGGACTGCGAGAAGCCCAAGATCGCCATCGTCAACAGCTCGTCGGAACTGGCTGCCTGCTTCAGCCACCTCGACCGCGTGGCGGCGGAAATCAAGACCGCGATCCGCGCCGCGGGCGGCGTGCCCTTCGAGATCCGCACGGCCGCGCCCAGCGACTTCATCACCGGCGCCGGCGCGCGCGGCGCCTACATGCTCGGCGCGCGCGACCTCGTGACCAACGACATCGAAGTGGCGGTCGAAGGTGCGCAGCTCGACGGCATGGTCTGCCTCACCTCGTGCGACAAGACCGTGCCGGGCCAGCTCATGGCGGCCGCGCGGCTCAACATTCCGACCCTGCTCGTGCCCTGCGGCTACCAGCCCAGCGGCGAATACCGCGGCAAGCACATGGACATCGAGGAAGTGTTCATCGGCGCGATGCATGCGGTCACCGGCCACCTGCCGGTGGAAGAACTCGTGGGCATGAGCCGCGAGGCGATCCGCGGGCCGGGCGTGTGCTCGGGCCTGGGCACGGCCAACTCGATGCACATCGTCTGCGAGGCGCTCGGCATGGCCTTGCCGGGCAGCGCGCCGGTGGCCGCGCTGAGCCCGAAGATGATGGACGACGTGCGCGCCGCCGGCACGCGCATCGTGCAGATGGTGTGGGACGACCTGAAGCCGCGCGACATCCTCACGCCCGGCGCCTTTGTCAACGCGGTGCGCGCGGTGCTGGCCATCGGCGCTTCGCTCAACACGGCCAAGCACCTGCAGGCCGTGTCGACCGAGGGAGAGTGCGGCGTCGACGTGTACGGCCTGTTCGAAAGCCTCGGCCCGGCGACGCCGGTGCTGGCCGGCGTGCGGCCGATCGGCGAGCACAGCATCGAAGCCTTCGAGGCGGCGGGCGGTTGCCGTGCGCTGATGAAGCAGCTCGCGCCCTTGCTCGACACCGGTGCGTTGACCGTCACGGGCGGCACCGTGGCCGACAACCTGCGCGGCGCCGAAGTCGCCAGCGCCGAGGTGATCCGCCCCATCGAGCGCCCGGTCGCGCCGCATCCCGCCATCGTCCTGCTGCGCGGCAACCTCGCGCCCGAATCGGGCCTGATCAAGACCGGCATCGTGGAGCGCAAGGTGCGCAGCTTCACGGGCCCGGCCGTGTGCTTCTGGACCTCGGACGCGGCCATTGCGGCGCTCAAGAAGGGCGAGATCGCGCCGGGCCAGGTGGTGGTGATGCGCGGCGCCGGTGCCTGCGGCGGTCCGGCGATGGGCGGCGGCGCCTCGCGCGTGGTGTTCGCGATCGACGGCGCGGGCCTGGGCGACCAGGTTGCGATCCTGACCGACGGGCATCTCTCGGGCCTGGTCTGCAAGGGGCTGGTGGTGGCCGAGGTGTCGCCTGAGGCCGTGCTCGGCGGGCCGCTCGGCCTGGTGCGCGACGGCGACACGATCACCATCGACCTCGATGCGCGTCGCCTCGATATCGCATTGACCGATGCGGAACTCGCTGCCCGCCGCGCCGACTGGCAGGCGCCGCCGCCGGCCTTCGACACCGGCTGGCTGCAGCAGTACCGGCGCAACGTGAGCCCGCTCTCGAAAGGCGCCGTGCTCGTGCGCACCGAACGCCCCGAGCCCTCGGGCTAG
- a CDS encoding DNA polymerase Y family protein, protein MHWIALRWSLDADAPDAPVLPTPEALGWWALRYTPHVAWQDEALMLEVSACERLWGGRSSLMRQLAHENPAPGAVMRGAQGATSLIALARLRLFERNESRPRDIPAGLPLDTLTAARPHLDLLARLGCRTWGEVAALPRGGLTRRFGVELREALDTAWGLRPESHDWLTLPDVFEQKLELPALAETAPELMWSANRLLAALQIWLRARQRGARALELQWTLDLKRFNGVNLPPHQQVTVRTAEPTQDMAHLRRLLSEKLALTTLAAPASWLRLRTLETDPWAGASTSFLPEDNRKGDRLHEMVERLSVRLGAHQVVVPAAQADHRPERKQAWRPALQQDKALADKAGKQAKAAALQPDALYPPWLLPEPLLLEMDGESPCYRGPLRKLVGPQRIEAGWWGGKEDGGQPAMRDYYVAESPEAGLVWIFRERPSARFSPAEVRWYLQGFYA, encoded by the coding sequence ATGCACTGGATCGCGTTGCGGTGGTCGCTTGATGCCGACGCGCCCGATGCCCCGGTGCTTCCCACGCCCGAGGCGCTGGGCTGGTGGGCGCTGCGCTACACGCCGCACGTCGCCTGGCAGGACGAGGCGCTGATGCTCGAAGTCTCGGCCTGCGAGCGCCTGTGGGGCGGGCGCTCGTCGCTGATGCGCCAGCTGGCCCACGAGAACCCCGCGCCCGGCGCCGTGATGCGCGGCGCGCAGGGCGCCACGAGCCTGATCGCGCTGGCGCGGCTGCGCCTGTTCGAGCGCAACGAGAGCCGGCCCAGGGACATTCCCGCCGGCCTGCCGCTGGACACGCTGACGGCCGCGCGTCCCCACCTCGACCTGCTCGCGCGCCTGGGCTGCCGCACCTGGGGCGAGGTGGCGGCCCTGCCGCGCGGCGGCCTCACGCGGCGCTTTGGCGTGGAACTGCGCGAAGCGCTCGACACCGCCTGGGGCCTGCGACCTGAAAGCCACGACTGGCTCACGCTGCCCGACGTGTTCGAGCAGAAGCTGGAGCTGCCCGCGCTGGCCGAGACCGCACCCGAATTGATGTGGTCGGCCAACCGCCTGCTCGCGGCGCTGCAGATCTGGCTGCGCGCGCGCCAGCGCGGCGCGCGTGCGCTCGAACTGCAGTGGACGCTCGATCTCAAGCGCTTCAATGGCGTGAACCTGCCGCCGCACCAGCAGGTCACCGTGCGCACGGCCGAGCCCACGCAGGACATGGCGCACCTGCGCCGCCTGCTGTCCGAAAAGCTGGCTCTCACCACGCTCGCGGCACCTGCGAGCTGGCTCCGGCTGCGCACGCTCGAGACCGATCCGTGGGCCGGCGCCAGCACCAGCTTCCTGCCCGAGGACAACCGCAAGGGCGACAGGCTGCACGAGATGGTCGAGCGGCTCAGCGTGCGGCTCGGAGCGCACCAGGTGGTGGTGCCCGCTGCGCAGGCCGACCACCGGCCCGAGCGCAAGCAGGCCTGGCGCCCCGCGCTGCAGCAGGACAAGGCGCTGGCGGACAAGGCCGGCAAGCAAGCGAAGGCCGCGGCTTTGCAGCCCGATGCCCTCTACCCGCCCTGGCTGCTGCCCGAGCCGCTGCTGCTCGAGATGGATGGCGAGAGCCCGTGCTACCGCGGCCCGCTGCGCAAGCTGGTCGGGCCGCAGCGCATCGAGGCGGGCTGGTGGGGCGGCAAGGAAGACGGCGGCCAGCCGGCGATGCGCGACTACTACGTGGCGGAAAGCCCCGAGGCCGGCCTGGTGTGGATCTTTCGCGAGCGGCCCTCGGCGCGCTTTTCTCCGGCCGAGGTGCGCTGGTACCTGCAGGGGTTCTATGCCTGA
- a CDS encoding error-prone DNA polymerase encodes MPDLSEKQPRGRNSAKVHALPLPLRRKPAPTLPDYAELHCLSNFSFQRGASTPEELVERAYQLGYTALAITDECSVAGIVRAHVCLRELPAKLAEYEREHPDEAPLPRNPGFRLLFGSEFRFERFRLVVIANGTEGWGNLCEFITAARNTELPKGEYRVSWEHSDVASLQDCQVLFVPHRAPGAAADTATLHEDLLAAKTLYAGNLWLAVEMLNELDDDLWFAALLQAGEQTGVPLVAAGDVHMHARSSKPLHDVLTAVREGKTVAECGFALQPNAERHLRQRVRLAELYLPQMLLNTLVVAERCRFDPEVIRENYKYPLETVGSSETPAETLVRKTWEGAALRYPEGIPAKVRAQLEKELALIVEMKYEMFFLTVEDIVRFAKSQDILCQGRGSSANSAVCYCLGITAINPEKGHLLFERFLSRHRHEPPDIDVDFEHQRREEVIQYIYEKYGRDRAAIAAVVICYRARSALRDVGKAMGIDERLIDEFAKDHYWFDDTVLGEQLFKAAARVGVEEDELKLVQWIEMTQRLKGFPRHLSQHVGGFVLTHTRLTRLVPVEKASMKDRSVIQWEKDDLEAMGMLKVDVLALGMLSAIRRGLDHMNRWRGSTVQMHQIPNDDRKVFDMICDADTIGVFQIESRAQMSMLPRLKPRCYEDLVIEVAIVRPGPIQGGMVHPYLKQRERVAKDLAIHYEKEELKPALERTLGIPIFQEQVMQIAMIAARFTADEADQLRRAMAAWKRKGGLEKFHHKLVKGMTDHGYKAEFAEAIFKQILGFGDYGFPESHAASFALLVTVSSWLKNYEPACFLAALLDSQPMGFYSPSQLVQDARRHGVEVRPADVTCSGIDTTLEARAPDAPRMPPGTDARYADRLGRENQPAVRLGLNRISSLSKEGARRLLEARAQAPFTSTEDLALRAELDGKDMAALAAADALMSLSGHRRQQVWDATAQHRSPALLKGVPINEPVLQLPAAPEGEEIVGDYAALGLTLRRHPLALLRPRLARMRLMSAEQLRAQPSGQTVRACGIVKGRQRPGTANGTIFVTLEDETGNVNVIVWSHVIEAWREPLLKSHLLAVQGTWQRDDDSGGKVQHLIATGFKDLTPLMGRLAQSNTSRDFH; translated from the coding sequence ATGCCTGACCTGAGCGAAAAGCAGCCGCGCGGGCGCAACTCGGCCAAGGTGCATGCGCTGCCCTTGCCTTTGCGCAGGAAGCCTGCCCCCACGCTGCCCGACTACGCCGAGCTGCACTGCCTCAGCAACTTCAGCTTCCAGCGCGGCGCCTCGACGCCCGAGGAACTGGTCGAGCGCGCCTACCAGCTCGGCTACACGGCGCTGGCCATCACCGACGAATGCTCGGTGGCGGGCATCGTGCGCGCCCATGTCTGCCTGCGCGAGCTGCCGGCCAAGCTCGCGGAATACGAGCGCGAGCATCCCGACGAAGCGCCGCTCCCGCGCAACCCCGGCTTCCGGCTGCTGTTCGGCAGCGAATTCCGCTTCGAGCGCTTCAGGCTGGTGGTGATCGCGAACGGCACGGAAGGCTGGGGCAACCTCTGCGAGTTCATCACCGCCGCGCGCAACACCGAACTGCCCAAGGGCGAGTACCGCGTGAGCTGGGAGCACAGCGACGTGGCCTCGCTGCAGGACTGCCAGGTTCTCTTCGTGCCGCACCGCGCGCCGGGCGCCGCCGCGGACACGGCCACGCTGCATGAAGACCTGCTGGCCGCCAAGACGCTCTACGCAGGCAACCTCTGGCTGGCGGTGGAAATGCTCAACGAGCTCGACGACGACCTCTGGTTCGCCGCGCTGCTGCAGGCGGGCGAGCAAACGGGCGTGCCGCTGGTGGCGGCCGGCGACGTGCACATGCACGCGCGTTCGAGCAAGCCGCTGCACGACGTGCTGACGGCTGTGCGCGAAGGAAAAACGGTGGCCGAATGCGGCTTTGCGCTGCAGCCCAATGCCGAGCGGCACCTGCGGCAGCGGGTGCGGCTGGCCGAGCTCTATCTGCCCCAGATGCTGCTGAATACGCTGGTGGTGGCCGAACGCTGCCGGTTCGATCCCGAGGTGATCCGCGAGAACTACAAGTACCCGCTCGAAACCGTGGGCAGCAGCGAGACGCCGGCTGAGACGCTGGTGCGCAAGACGTGGGAGGGGGCGGCGCTTCGCTACCCCGAGGGCATTCCCGCCAAGGTGCGTGCGCAGCTCGAGAAGGAACTCGCGCTGATCGTCGAGATGAAGTACGAGATGTTCTTCCTCACGGTGGAAGACATCGTGCGCTTCGCCAAGTCGCAGGACATCCTCTGCCAGGGCCGCGGCTCCTCGGCCAATTCGGCGGTCTGCTATTGCCTGGGCATCACCGCGATCAATCCTGAAAAAGGCCACCTGCTGTTCGAGCGCTTCCTGAGCCGGCACCGCCACGAGCCGCCCGACATCGACGTCGACTTCGAGCACCAGCGGCGCGAAGAGGTCATCCAGTACATCTACGAGAAGTACGGCCGCGATCGCGCAGCCATCGCGGCCGTCGTCATCTGCTACCGCGCGCGCAGCGCCCTGCGCGACGTCGGCAAGGCCATGGGCATCGACGAACGGCTGATCGACGAATTCGCCAAGGACCACTACTGGTTCGACGACACCGTGCTGGGCGAGCAGCTGTTCAAGGCGGCCGCGCGCGTCGGCGTGGAGGAAGACGAGCTCAAGCTGGTGCAATGGATCGAAATGACGCAGCGGCTCAAGGGCTTTCCGCGCCACCTGAGCCAGCACGTGGGCGGCTTCGTGCTCACGCACACCCGGCTCACGCGGCTGGTGCCGGTCGAGAAGGCGTCCATGAAGGACCGCTCCGTCATCCAGTGGGAGAAGGACGACCTCGAAGCCATGGGCATGCTCAAGGTCGACGTGCTCGCGCTCGGCATGCTCAGCGCGATACGTCGCGGGCTCGATCACATGAACCGCTGGCGCGGCTCGACGGTGCAGATGCACCAGATCCCCAACGACGACCGGAAGGTGTTCGACATGATCTGCGACGCCGACACCATCGGCGTGTTCCAGATCGAGAGCCGGGCGCAGATGTCGATGCTGCCGCGGCTGAAGCCGCGCTGCTACGAAGACCTGGTGATCGAGGTGGCGATCGTGCGGCCCGGGCCCATCCAGGGCGGCATGGTGCATCCCTACCTCAAGCAGCGCGAGCGGGTGGCCAAGGACCTGGCGATCCACTACGAGAAGGAAGAACTGAAGCCCGCGCTCGAGCGCACGCTGGGCATTCCGATCTTCCAGGAGCAGGTGATGCAGATCGCGATGATCGCGGCCAGGTTCACCGCCGACGAAGCCGACCAGCTGCGCCGCGCGATGGCGGCATGGAAGCGCAAGGGCGGCCTCGAGAAGTTCCACCACAAGCTCGTGAAGGGCATGACCGACCACGGCTACAAGGCCGAGTTCGCCGAGGCCATCTTCAAGCAGATCCTCGGCTTCGGCGACTACGGCTTTCCCGAAAGCCACGCCGCGAGCTTTGCCTTGCTGGTCACCGTGAGCAGCTGGCTCAAGAACTACGAACCCGCCTGCTTCCTCGCGGCGCTGCTCGACTCGCAGCCGATGGGCTTCTACAGCCCCTCGCAGCTGGTGCAGGATGCGCGGCGGCATGGCGTCGAGGTGCGGCCGGCCGACGTGACCTGCAGCGGCATCGACACCACGCTCGAAGCCCGCGCCCCCGATGCGCCGCGCATGCCGCCGGGCACCGATGCGCGCTATGCCGATCGCCTCGGCCGCGAGAACCAGCCCGCGGTGCGGCTCGGCCTGAACCGCATTTCAAGCCTCAGCAAGGAGGGCGCCAGGCGCCTGCTCGAAGCGCGCGCGCAGGCACCCTTCACCAGCACCGAAGACCTCGCGCTGCGCGCCGAGCTCGACGGCAAGGACATGGCGGCGCTGGCCGCGGCCGATGCGCTGATGTCGCTCTCGGGCCACCGCCGCCAGCAGGTGTGGGACGCCACCGCGCAGCACCGCTCGCCGGCCCTGCTCAAGGGCGTGCCGATCAACGAGCCGGTGCTGCAGCTGCCCGCGGCGCCCGAGGGCGAGGAGATCGTCGGCGACTATGCCGCGCTCGGCCTCACACTGCGCCGCCATCCGCTCGCGCTGCTGCGCCCGCGCCTCGCGCGCATGAGGCTCATGAGCGCGGAGCAATTGCGCGCACAGCCCAGCGGCCAGACCGTGCGCGCCTGCGGCATCGTCAAGGGCCGCCAGCGCCCGGGAACCGCCAACGGCACCATCTTCGTCACGCTCGAGGACGAGACCGGCAATGTCAACGTGATCGTCTGGAGCCACGTCATCGAGGCCTGGCGCGAGCCGCTGCTGAAGTCGCACCTGCTCGCGGTGCAGGGCACCTGGCAGCGCGACGACGACAGCGGCGGCAAGGTGCAGCACCTGATCGCCACCGGCTTCAAGGACCTGACGCCGCTGATGGGCCGGCTGGCGCAGAGCAACACCAGCCGCGACTTCCATTGA
- the imuA gene encoding translesion DNA synthesis-associated protein ImuA — MGLPFLDSFSAAAGRGVWHADELGLADAQVVATGHAALDAELPGGGWPVGAMTELLQTAPEAHVWRLLLPALAQAVAAHGGPVVLIGAPYEPCAAALAAQGLPVEALMWVRSEAPAARLWACEQALRCADVAAVLAWLPQARVGELRRLQLAAAQHEVLLFVCRPASAAQGASPARLRLQVESCEADASQIELRILKRRGPPLAAPVMLPARNERMAALLAAARLRRKLRLRQQGTAPAAEAAGSATVVRIDAWKGNGNALDRVAVVA; from the coding sequence ATGGGCCTCCCTTTCCTCGACTCCTTTTCCGCTGCCGCGGGCCGCGGCGTCTGGCATGCCGACGAGCTCGGGCTGGCCGACGCGCAGGTGGTTGCCACCGGCCACGCCGCGCTCGACGCGGAGTTGCCGGGAGGCGGCTGGCCGGTCGGCGCCATGACGGAGCTGCTGCAGACCGCGCCCGAGGCGCATGTCTGGCGCCTGCTGCTGCCCGCGCTGGCGCAGGCGGTGGCCGCGCACGGCGGGCCGGTGGTGCTGATCGGCGCGCCCTACGAGCCCTGCGCGGCGGCGCTCGCGGCGCAGGGGCTGCCGGTGGAGGCGCTGATGTGGGTCCGCAGCGAGGCGCCGGCCGCGCGGCTGTGGGCCTGCGAGCAGGCGCTGCGCTGCGCCGACGTGGCGGCCGTGCTGGCCTGGCTGCCGCAGGCCAGGGTGGGCGAGCTGCGGCGGCTGCAATTGGCGGCCGCCCAGCACGAGGTGCTGCTCTTCGTGTGCCGGCCCGCATCGGCCGCGCAGGGCGCATCGCCGGCACGGCTGCGCCTTCAGGTGGAAAGCTGCGAGGCCGATGCGTCGCAGATCGAACTGCGCATCTTGAAGCGCCGCGGTCCGCCGCTGGCCGCGCCCGTCATGCTGCCCGCGCGCAACGAGCGCATGGCCGCATTGCTGGCCGCCGCCCGGCTGCGCCGCAAGCTGCGGCTGCGGCAGCAGGGCACGGCGCCGGCCGCCGAGGCAGCCGGGTCGGCCACCGTGGTGCGCATCGACGCGTGGAAAGGAAACGGAAATGCACTGGATCGCGTTGCGGTGGTCGCTTGA
- a CDS encoding porin, whose translation MKRFLMGSALALAGSGAAHAQSSVTVFGVMDLGVQYTKGEGGGSVRALSNGGLSTSRLGFRGTEDLGGGLRAGFWLEGSLNPDNGTGRPSNSNNQASGAGTAGPITFDRMSFVSLSHQNFGELRLGRDFIPTHYNSIYFDPFNANGVARAGNLTFAGAGTGPLPTGITGSNTVSYWLPAGLGGFYGMAMIGTGENDSTAPNRDDGNFAGARFGFAAGAFDIAAAVTRTHFDATAAIGNYTHANIGGTWDAGFAKFFALYNKVTVKLAAGTVRKNTAEIGAHIPAFEVGRIRLSYAYLDDRSDESLRNANGMPRNRDDARQFGIGYVHNLSKRTALYGTYARLMNGGQARYVVSGGVAPAGGRRSSGWELGVRHLF comes from the coding sequence ATGAAGAGATTCTTGATGGGGTCGGCGCTGGCGCTGGCCGGCAGCGGCGCGGCGCACGCGCAGTCCAGCGTCACCGTGTTCGGCGTAATGGACCTCGGCGTGCAATACACGAAGGGCGAGGGCGGCGGCTCGGTCAGGGCGCTGTCGAACGGCGGCCTTTCGACCAGCCGGCTCGGATTCCGCGGCACCGAAGACCTGGGCGGCGGCCTGCGCGCGGGCTTCTGGCTCGAAGGCAGCCTGAACCCCGACAACGGCACCGGCCGCCCGAGCAACAGCAACAACCAGGCGAGCGGCGCGGGCACGGCAGGGCCGATCACCTTCGACCGCATGTCCTTCGTGAGCCTGTCGCACCAGAACTTCGGCGAGCTGCGCCTGGGCCGCGACTTCATCCCCACGCACTACAACAGCATCTACTTCGATCCCTTCAATGCCAACGGCGTGGCGCGCGCGGGCAACCTCACGTTCGCGGGTGCGGGCACCGGGCCGCTGCCCACCGGCATCACGGGCAGCAACACCGTGAGCTACTGGCTGCCGGCCGGGCTCGGCGGCTTCTACGGCATGGCGATGATCGGCACCGGGGAGAACGACTCCACTGCGCCGAACCGCGACGACGGCAACTTTGCCGGTGCGCGCTTCGGCTTTGCCGCGGGTGCGTTCGACATCGCGGCGGCCGTCACGCGCACGCACTTCGACGCCACCGCCGCCATCGGCAACTACACGCATGCCAACATCGGCGGCACGTGGGATGCGGGCTTTGCGAAATTCTTCGCGCTCTACAACAAGGTGACGGTGAAGCTTGCTGCCGGCACGGTGCGCAAGAACACCGCCGAGATCGGCGCGCACATTCCGGCCTTCGAGGTCGGCCGCATCCGCCTGAGCTACGCCTACCTGGACGACCGCAGCGACGAGAGCCTGCGCAACGCCAACGGCATGCCGCGCAACCGCGACGACGCGCGCCAGTTCGGCATCGGCTACGTGCACAACCTCTCGAAGCGCACCGCGCTCTACGGCACCTATGCGCGGCTCATGAACGGCGGGCAGGCGCGTTACGTGGTGAGCGGCGGCGTGGCACCGGCGGGCGGGCGCCGCTCGTCGGGCTGGGAGCTCGGCGTGCGGCATCTCTTTTGA
- a CDS encoding DUF126 domain-containing protein yields the protein MSAIAHNIVPLVIRGRKVVGGVAEGEALVTRDRISGWGGIDPRTGTVIETRHELRGQSFAGKVLVFPGAKGSSGWSAMFHMTRLMNSAPAAFLFNEMTTKMALGAVVTHAPSMTDFERDPLECIATGDWVRVDADRGVIEITKKNKPGDRP from the coding sequence ATGAGCGCAATCGCACACAACATAGTTCCTCTGGTCATCCGCGGCCGCAAGGTGGTCGGCGGCGTGGCCGAAGGCGAGGCACTCGTCACGCGCGACCGCATCTCGGGCTGGGGCGGCATCGATCCGCGCACCGGCACCGTCATCGAGACGCGGCACGAACTGCGCGGCCAGAGCTTCGCGGGCAAGGTGCTGGTGTTTCCGGGCGCCAAGGGCTCGTCGGGCTGGTCGGCCATGTTCCACATGACGCGGCTCATGAACTCCGCGCCGGCGGCGTTCCTGTTCAACGAGATGACCACCAAGATGGCGCTCGGCGCCGTGGTCACGCACGCGCCCTCGATGACCGACTTCGAGCGCGACCCGCTCGAATGCATCGCAACCGGCGACTGGGTGCGCGTGGACGCCGACCGCGGCGTGATCGAGATCACCAAGAAGAACAAACCCGGAGACCGCCCATGA
- a CDS encoding aldo/keto reductase → MALCAGAALPPASAQQGSLKMNTRPIPSTQEALPVVGCGTWIGFDQRPGSDEYQRLPGVLDALFAAGGTVIDSSPMYGRSEESTGELLAAIAKPRETQAFLATKVWTSGREAGIAQMEQSFARLRTQRMDLMQVHNLMDWKTHLATLRGWKEKGRVRYIGITHYTASAYREVEAVLRAEKLDFLQINYSLDAREAEERLLPLAAERGVAVIVNMPFGGGGLLRRLRGKPLPAWAGEIGCASWAQVLLKFVLSHPAVTCTIPGTSRAEHMADNAAAGAGAFPDAAFWRRNAESIGL, encoded by the coding sequence ATGGCGCTGTGCGCCGGCGCGGCGCTTCCCCCCGCATCCGCGCAGCAAGGCAGCCTGAAGATGAATACCCGCCCCATCCCCTCCACGCAAGAAGCCCTGCCGGTGGTCGGCTGCGGCACCTGGATCGGCTTCGACCAGCGCCCCGGCAGCGACGAATACCAGCGCCTGCCCGGCGTGCTCGACGCCCTCTTCGCAGCCGGCGGCACGGTGATCGACAGCTCGCCGATGTACGGCCGCTCCGAGGAAAGCACCGGCGAGCTGCTGGCCGCCATAGCGAAGCCGCGCGAGACCCAGGCCTTTCTCGCCACCAAGGTCTGGACCTCGGGCCGCGAGGCCGGCATCGCGCAGATGGAGCAGTCGTTCGCGCGGCTGCGCACCCAGCGCATGGACCTGATGCAGGTGCACAACCTGATGGACTGGAAAACCCACCTCGCCACGCTGCGCGGCTGGAAAGAGAAAGGCCGCGTGCGCTACATCGGCATCACGCACTACACGGCCTCGGCCTACCGCGAGGTCGAGGCCGTGCTGCGCGCCGAGAAGCTCGACTTCCTGCAGATCAACTATTCGCTCGACGCGCGCGAGGCCGAAGAGCGCCTGCTGCCGCTCGCGGCCGAGCGCGGCGTGGCGGTGATCGTCAACATGCCCTTCGGCGGCGGCGGCCTCCTGCGCCGGCTGCGCGGCAAGCCCCTGCCCGCCTGGGCCGGCGAGATCGGCTGCGCGAGCTGGGCGCAGGTGCTGCTGAAGTTCGTGCTGAGCCACCCGGCCGTGACCTGCACGATTCCCGGCACCAGCCGCGCCGAGCACATGGCCGACAACGCCGCGGCCGGCGCGGGCGCGTTCCCGGATGCGGCGTTCTGGCGCCGCAACGCGGAATCGATCGGGCTCTGA